ACCGAGGTGGACCTGAACACGGCAAATGATAGCCAGACTGCTACTATTGATGTAGTTTCCTCTGCTGACATTGAAGTGAAGAACGTAGCCTCTAAGAGCACCTATAACAGTGGTGACATCATGGAATTCACCATTACAGCAAAGAACCTTGGCCCCAGCGCGGCAAACAATGTGGTGGTTCAAAGCAAACTGCCCGCCAAACTAACCCTATCTGGCGCAGTACCAGCTGGCTATGACACTTTAACTGGCAACTGGACGGTGGGTTCCCTGGCCTTGAATGCTACCAAGACGCTGGTGCTTAAAGCCAGACAAATTGATTTGTCTTCACTAGGTTCATTTACCTCTACGGCTACCTTAGTGGACAGAGGCACCAATGAGGCAGACCTCAACACCAATAACAACACGTCTTCTGCTTCGTTTACCATTAACCCATCGGCAGACATTGCCGTTAGCATGGCGGTTTCTACCACTACGCCTGCCCAAGGCTCTACCTTTACCTATACCATCAAAGTAACCAATAACGGCCCCAACAATGCCGCTGATGTGGTGGTGACGGGCGCTGTTCCCGCAGGGCTTTCGTTTTCTTCGGGCTCCATTACCTCAGGGTCTGGTACGTTCAGCGCTACCACTGTCACCTGGAGTGCGGGCCTTGTGGTAAAAAACACTACCCAAACCATGGTTTTGACGGGATCTGCCAATACCGTTGGTGCCATCACGTTTACCATGGCGCAAACACATACAGAAAATGACACCAACACCAGCAACAACAGCGCCTCTCAGACCATTAACGTTGTACCTACTTCTGATATCAAAGTAGAAAACCTGGTTACGTCTTCTCCAGCAGTAGCCGGCAAGTACAGCAATGACGAGGCCGTTTCTTACCAGGTACGCATCACCAACAACGGTCCTAGCGCCGCCTCTTCCATCAAAATCAAGGATCTACTTCCGGCTTCTTTAAAAGAAATTACCTACAGCGCGCCCGCAGGAACCACTTACTCTACCCTTACTGGTGAATGGCTGGTGCCTTCATTGGCCAACGGCAGCACACTTGTTCTTTCCCTGAACGCCAAGGTGAAGGAAAGTGCGGTAATTAGTACTACGGCCTCTTTGGTTTCTTTGGATCAGGTTGACAATGAAGCCAGCAACAACAGCGCCTCTAATACCATTCAGGCGGGCACGGGCACCATCACGGCAGACATAGCAGTCACTGCCACCATTCCTGCCGGCACATATTACACGCAGAATCCCATCACTTTTGTAGTGAGAGCCACCAACAACGGGCCAGACGCCGGCACTAACCTTACCTTCAGTGCGCCGCTGCCCGCAGGGTTCACCCTGGTGAGCGCCTCTGGCAATTACAGCAACGGCGTATGGACGGTGGCTTCCCTGGCATCAGGTGCTTATGCAGAGCTTACCTTGGTGGGCAAACCGGCCGCCTTTGTCTCCTCTGATCTTGCCGCCGATGCAGTCTACACGTTCACGGCAACACGCAGCGGTACATTTGCCCAGGAAGACAATGTGGCTGCCAACAACTCCGCCACAGCCACAGTGACGGTCAAAAAACAAGCCGACATTATCACCAAGATGAAAGTGACCAGTGATAGACCTGATGGCAAGTTCTACCATACTCTAACCACGGCCACTTTTTACATGACAGTAGTGAACAACGGGCCAGATGCCGTGACCAACCTGCGCGGGAAAGACACCCGTACCGGCAATATTGATCCGAAAGGCCTAACCCTTTCGCAGGGAACCTATTCTTATACAGGCGAAAACGCAGGCATCTGGTTTATTGGCACTATCCAGCCAGGTGATTCTGCCACGTTGGTTCTAAAAGGCATTCCTATTGTAACGGGCCGTATGAACTTGGGCGGCAGCATCACCTACGCTGATCAGTTTGACCCTATCGTGGAAAACAACTCTACCGTTACCCTGTTGAACGTACTGCCCGTGGCCGAGGTAGCAGTGACGAACACGCTGGTGACTACAGAGCTTTACAATGGCGGTACGGCCACCTTTACAGTAAAAGCATCCAACAATGGACCAGATGTGGCCACCGGCCTGCAGATTCTGGATGCGCTGCCCGCTGGGCTGGAATACGTAAGTTCTGAAACCTCCTCGGGAGCATATGATCCTGCCACCGGCATCTGGACTTTGGGAACCGATCTTTTATCTGGAAGCTCTAATGCGCAGACCATGACGCTGGTAGCCAGAATCAAAGGCGCTGGAGCTTTCTCTACCACCGCCTCTAAAGTGGAACCAGCCCAGGTATTTGACCAAGTGGCAGCCAACAACACGGCCACGGCAGGCGGTACGGCCACTAAAGCTGCAGACGTGGTAGTGACCAGCTCACTGCCGGCTGGCCCATATTATCCAAGTGAGTTCATTTCTATTGTCATAGATGCCGCCAACCTGGGTCCTGACAATGCCACCTCGGTGAAAATTGCCAATGAGCTGACCAACCTGAGATTCATCTCGGCGGCCGCCTCAGAAGGATCAAGCTATGATTTCTCCACCAAAACCTGGACCATTCAGGAGTTGGCTTCTGGCAGCAGCCAGAGAAAGACTTTAACCTTGGTAGTGCAAGCCTTGGACTATGGCTATTTTGCCAACTCAGCCTTTAAAACCGGAGCCAATGAGTTTGACAATAACGGCGGAAACAATGCCAGCGGCAACAACAGCGCCCTGGTTTCTGGGGAAGCCGTAGAGAAGCCCAACTTGTTACCTGTTACGCTAGCCTCCTTCACTGGAAAAGTGCAGAACAAAGGCGTACAACTAGCCTGGGCCACGGCCTCTGAGAAAAACAGCGCTTTCTTCCAGGTGCAGCGCAGCACAGACGGTAAGAACTTCAATACCATTGGGCAAGTGAAAGCCGCGGGCAACACCAGCCTTCTGGTCAACTACCAGTTCTTAGACACCCAAGCACCGGCCGGCACCCTATATTACAGATTGCACCAAGTGGATGCAGACGGTACCTTTGAAGACAGCAAAGTGATTGCCGTTCAACAGAAAACCGCCTCGTTGTCATCAGTGAGCGTAAGTGTTTATCCTAACCCTTCGGCCAGCAATCCTACCTTGAACCTAAATAGCTTACCCGCCCAGGATTTTGTGGTGACCTTGTACAGCATGAATGGCCAGCAAATGAAGCAGGTGGTGGTAAAAGGCGGTGCCCTTCATACCCTTGACGTGCAGTCGCTGGCAATAGGTCAATACATCATTCAGGTGAGCAACGGCAGCTTCTTACAGAATATCAGGTTTATCAAAAATTAAACTCAGACAAAGCCCAGTTAATTACTACCTGTTGAACTCCCTACTTGCCCAATGTGCAGGTAGGGAGTTTCGTTTTTGGCCTGTTTTCTGGAAAATAGCCTAAAAACGGCTAAGTCGGCTCTTTCTTTAGAACAATTTAAACAGAATTAAATCATATCTTCGGGCAAGGTTTTCAACGCCAGATTATATTTAAAAACACTTCTGCATTCCCTCTTCGTCTCCCATGAAAAAATATTTCCTGTTTGCTTGTGCACTATCGGTTTTCTCCCTCCAGACGAAGGCCCAGGATATTGCCTCTCTTTTAAAGAAGATTCCGAAGGTTCCGGCAAAGGACAAAGTGCAAATCATGGTGCTGGGGTCACAGCACTTCGGGCAGGAGAATTTTTATAAGAATGCGCCCAAGGCGGACTTGTTCTCCAATGAAAGGCAAAAAGAGGTGGACCAAATCAACAAGCTGCTTCTCAAATACAAGCCTGACATGATCATGATTGAAAACACGCCCGAAGAGCAATCTTCAGTAGATAGTCTGTATACCTTGTTCAAAACCGGAAAGATTGAGCTGAAAGACATTGAATACGGCCGTGCAGAACGATACCAGTTTGGCTATAACCTGGCCAAGCAACTGCACCATGACCGCATCTTTGGCGTGGACCACTATGAAAGCGTCTCTAATAGAATCCTGGCCTCGGGGCAGAACATAGACTACTATACCAATGCCCGGCTTGCTTTCTCAGCCATTGGCAAAGAACTGGACGAAGGTTTTAAGGCAGGCACAATTTCCCTGAAGGAATACCTTACCTTTTTGAATTCGCCGCAAGTGGCCAGCCTCACCTATGACCTGTTCTACATCACGCCCGCCAAGGTTAGAAACAGCAGTTTTGTAGACGCTCCGGCTCAATACCATGATTCTGTGCACGTGAGCCGCCAATACATTGGTGCAGAGTTTGTATCCCTGTTCTTAGAGCGAGAACTTAAAATCTACTCCAACATTGTCACCACGCAGCTAGCCAACAAAGGCAAACGACTTTTGGTCATCATGGGCCAGCGGCACGGGGCGGCTCTTCCTAAAATCATCGCCAATGACCCGCGCTACCAAGTGGTACCCGTCTCTGCCTATTTAAAGTAATCCTAGCTCTGGTCTGACAGCAAGACCGCCTGCGCTTAGCGTTTTCCTTTGGCAGAAACTGTTGAAAAGTCCCACCGTTTTTGGGCTGTTTTCTGGGAAACAGCCCAAAAACGGTGGGACTTTTCATGTAGCACAACATACTAAACCACCGCAGGAACTCTTATATTCACGTCACCTTTCCACCTGAAACAAGGCAAAAAGGAATTCGCATTTTTTCACAAAAACACACGCATGAAACATATCCCAAAGATTAGCTATCTGTTGCTGCTACTGGTGGCGCTGGTGGCCTGCCAGAAGCTAAGCAAATCCAACACTGCCAAAACCGAGTTCAAGGTGGACTATGAGAAATTCACGCTGGACAATGGCCTGCAGGTCATCTTCCATGTAGACAAGTCAGACCCGGTAGTGGCCGTAGCCCTGACCAGCCACGTGGGTTCTGCCCGCGAGAAAGAGGGCCGCACGGGTTTTGCCCACTTGTTTGAGCACCTGCTGTTCTTAGAATCTGAGAACCTGGGCAAAGGTGGCCTGGACAAGATGAGCGCGCGCATTGGCGGCTCAGGAGCCAACGGTTCTACCTCCCGTGACCGTACCAACTATTACCAG
The nucleotide sequence above comes from Nibribacter ruber. Encoded proteins:
- a CDS encoding FG-GAP-like repeat-containing protein, which codes for MAQPNTEVVLTGTNLNGATSVLFSGTSAKFTVNTDTQITVKVPGTAFTGPIRVTTPSGTALSAPVTVQRTTNSYTFTSSSNLSYTPFLYNGNKIAENPSPVFTDLNNDGLLDLLIGTIAGNVEHYIQSAANSLSFTQGNQYLINLNPVQSNNTQKYASPTVTDLDGDGLLDVLVGDGNGYISHFEQTAKNAFTFNLLSSDFLGTILAKNAAPTVSDLDGDGLLDLLVGAADGSVQHFEQNAANSLAFTRRTVSTGTFSNIDVSRTHGWAQPKVMDLDGDQLLDLIIGGYDGVTYYFEQTAVNGLTFDGNAILVGDISDHAAPAFADLNGDGLLEMALGAWKMQLKLYNQQASPKADVGVAITPSAAPYTVGRTITFTVTVSNTGPSAASGIAVTDLLDPTKFQNITATDATYDAANRIWKVGSLVANASKTLTITAQPLATGTYTILAKQAHTEVDLNTANDSQTATIDVVSSADIEVKNVASKSTYNSGDIMEFTITAKNLGPSAANNVVVQSKLPAKLTLSGAVPAGYDTLTGNWTVGSLALNATKTLVLKARQIDLSSLGSFTSTATLVDRGTNEADLNTNNNTSSASFTINPSADIAVSMAVSTTTPAQGSTFTYTIKVTNNGPNNAADVVVTGAVPAGLSFSSGSITSGSGTFSATTVTWSAGLVVKNTTQTMVLTGSANTVGAITFTMAQTHTENDTNTSNNSASQTINVVPTSDIKVENLVTSSPAVAGKYSNDEAVSYQVRITNNGPSAASSIKIKDLLPASLKEITYSAPAGTTYSTLTGEWLVPSLANGSTLVLSLNAKVKESAVISTTASLVSLDQVDNEASNNSASNTIQAGTGTITADIAVTATIPAGTYYTQNPITFVVRATNNGPDAGTNLTFSAPLPAGFTLVSASGNYSNGVWTVASLASGAYAELTLVGKPAAFVSSDLAADAVYTFTATRSGTFAQEDNVAANNSATATVTVKKQADIITKMKVTSDRPDGKFYHTLTTATFYMTVVNNGPDAVTNLRGKDTRTGNIDPKGLTLSQGTYSYTGENAGIWFIGTIQPGDSATLVLKGIPIVTGRMNLGGSITYADQFDPIVENNSTVTLLNVLPVAEVAVTNTLVTTELYNGGTATFTVKASNNGPDVATGLQILDALPAGLEYVSSETSSGAYDPATGIWTLGTDLLSGSSNAQTMTLVARIKGAGAFSTTASKVEPAQVFDQVAANNTATAGGTATKAADVVVTSSLPAGPYYPSEFISIVIDAANLGPDNATSVKIANELTNLRFISAAASEGSSYDFSTKTWTIQELASGSSQRKTLTLVVQALDYGYFANSAFKTGANEFDNNGGNNASGNNSALVSGEAVEKPNLLPVTLASFTGKVQNKGVQLAWATASEKNSAFFQVQRSTDGKNFNTIGQVKAAGNTSLLVNYQFLDTQAPAGTLYYRLHQVDADGTFEDSKVIAVQQKTASLSSVSVSVYPNPSASNPTLNLNSLPAQDFVVTLYSMNGQQMKQVVVKGGALHTLDVQSLAIGQYIIQVSNGSFLQNIRFIKN
- a CDS encoding DUF5694 domain-containing protein; translated protein: MKKYFLFACALSVFSLQTKAQDIASLLKKIPKVPAKDKVQIMVLGSQHFGQENFYKNAPKADLFSNERQKEVDQINKLLLKYKPDMIMIENTPEEQSSVDSLYTLFKTGKIELKDIEYGRAERYQFGYNLAKQLHHDRIFGVDHYESVSNRILASGQNIDYYTNARLAFSAIGKELDEGFKAGTISLKEYLTFLNSPQVASLTYDLFYITPAKVRNSSFVDAPAQYHDSVHVSRQYIGAEFVSLFLERELKIYSNIVTTQLANKGKRLLVIMGQRHGAALPKIIANDPRYQVVPVSAYLK